One segment of Eretmochelys imbricata isolate rEreImb1 chromosome 5, rEreImb1.hap1, whole genome shotgun sequence DNA contains the following:
- the LOC144264684 gene encoding interferon beta-like encodes MTTRFLLHVCLILLFSTEISSRLCTMLHFQQNKVNKESLELLQKRSGIFPSQCINERAAFKPTQDIVQLSVAQKENAKVVIQEILQEIFNIFSKNLTQSAWDATSIVRFQNGLYQQIQRLEACLRAQMEKELTNPESKDLQIISRSVKQYFQGIDAFLKEKQYSLCAWEIIRVEIPRCFVLIDKLTRWLSN; translated from the coding sequence ATGACCACCAGGTTTTTGCTGCACGTTTGCCTCATACTGCTCTTCTCCACTGAAATCTCATCTCGGCTCTGTACCATGCTTCACTTCCAGCAGAACAAAGTGAACAAAGAGAGCTTAGagcttctgcagaaaaggagcggAATTTTCCCCTCACAATGCATCAATGAAAGGGCAGCTTTCAAGCCCACCCAGGATATTGTCCAACTTTCAGTGGCCCAGAAGGAGAATGCCAAGGTGGTAATTCAAGAGATCCTCCAAGAGATCTTCAACATCTTTAGCAAAAACCTCACCCAAAGTGCCTGGGATGCCACTTCCATAGTCAGGTTCCAAAATGGCCTTTACCAGCAAATTCAGCGGCTGGAGGCATGTCTGAGAGCACAGATGGAGAAGGAATTAACCAACCCGGAAAGTAAGGACCTCCAGATCATCAGTCGAAGTGTGAAACAATACTTTCAGGGGATAGATGctttcctgaaagaaaagcaatatAGCCTGTGTGCCTGGGAGATCATTCGCGTGGAAATACCCAGATGTTTTGTACTGATTGACAAACTCACTCGATGGCTGAGTAACTAA
- the LOC144264685 gene encoding interferon beta-like: protein MTTRCLLHICLILLFSTEISSSLCTMLHFQQNKVNKESLELLEKVSGNLPSQCINERAAFKPIHDVLQLPVSQKENAKVAIQEILQEIFNIFSKNLTQSAWDGASIVRFQNGLYQQIQRLEACLRAQTEKGLTNPENQDLQINSRRVKKYFQGIDAFLKEKQYSLCAWEIIRVEIPRCFVLIDKLTRRLSN from the coding sequence ATGACCACCAGGTGTTTGCTGCACATTTGCCTCATACTGCTCTTCTCCACTGAAATCTCATCTTCGCTCTGTACCATGCTTCACTTCCAGCAGAACAAAGTGAACAAAGAGAGCTTGGAGCTTCTGGAGAAAGTGAGCGGAAATCTCCCCTCACAATGCATAAATGAAAGGGCAGCTTTCAAACCCATCCACGATGTCCTCCAACTCCCAGTGTCCCAGAAGGAGAATGCCAAGGTGGCAATTCAAGAGATCCTCCAAGAGATCTTCAACATCTTTAGCAAAAACCTCACCCAAAGTGCTTGGGATGGGGCTTCCATAGTCAGGTTCCAAAATGGCCTTTACCAGCAAATTCAGCGGCTGGAGGCATGTTTGAGAGCACAGACAGAGAAGGGCTTAACCAACCCAGAAAATCAGGACCTCCAGATCAACAGTCGCagagtgaaaaaatactttcaggggatagatgctttcctgaaagaaaagcaatacaGCCTGTGTGCCTGGGAGATCATTCGCGTGGAAATACCCAGATGTTTTGTACTGATTGACAAACTCACTCGAAGGCTGAGTAACTAA